The nucleotide sequence TGTTTAAAGTTTAGAAAACAGAAAGAGCAggtttgattaaaaataaacttattatgaTTCTCAGAACTACAAAATATTAGCATTTCTAAACGACCATTCCTGTACGGGaacgccgaaagaaactcattactcattttaacattattaattactatcatgtttttttattatattttgttgttgtaataaaaattaaatcccaaatttaaatttttttcattaaaaaattaaaaaataacattatacctaatattatattatttatttctaattctaATACGTTTTTTTAGCCTGTTTGAGTGTCATTGATGGGCAAAGGCCTACCCTTTCTGCTTCCATAGATCTCTATCGGGTCTAATacgttacaataaaataaatataagcagTATAAGCAACGCATTTTACATttctttacataaaaacagGACGGTTTGCATAGaaattagaatataaactAACGTGGACGTGAAAAATGTGATATCAAGTTGATAACGATGGTGGACAATGCATCTTTCGAGTATTCTGACGAGTCGAGTGGCGAAAATGGGACTACAAGTGATGGGTAAGATGGCAAGCACTTTATagtctttctctctctctcttcgaGCGAGGTGTCAGACTTTTCCGTATACAAAGAAAACGCGTGTTGCGTTAGGCTCATATACGAAAGAGAAACGGGTATTAAAGATACACACGAGAAGAAACGCAACAGAgcgttaatatattttgtctctcaACGTGAGCCTGGTTTGTAAACGCTTATCTTGTCGCTTTGTATGAGATAGATCGGGAAATAGTGTTTTGTTCTATCTCACGTGGCTACGCTAGCTCGTtgtctttaattttctttgtctcGGACTAAAGCTTGGTGGACAGTACACGAGTAGTTTAGATGGTATAGTAGTACAGGTTAACTTACCGCAACAATGCTTAGTACTCTATCATGTTTTGGTACTCGTGTTCTACCAATAATGTTAAATCAGTATTATTTATACgacattattattagtatatatttatggtattgtgattattttcttcaatggTTTCTTTCTGACtataataatgaagaaaaaaaatatttgccgtTTATGTCCCTGTGTTGGGCAAAAACTTACCTCTCTATTTCTTCCACAACGCTCACTCCAGTGCTGTATATCGCACCATCCTTTAATGAACTTATTGCGAGAGAATAGGAAAATatcgaaacaaaaaataatttgttttctcaTTTAAATTAGTGATCAGATCAGCTTTCATTGGAAAGTTGCTCAGCTTCACGAGCCAGACCCACTGCCCTGTATTTCACGAACCATAAAAACACTATGCTTTCatagttatatgtataactagCTATTGCCAGCGACTCCGCCTGCggcaaaaactattgcactTTTAATTTCAccccaaaaatcacctcaaaaCAATGCTCTATTATgagaaacacaatttttttatattagtatggcaATGAATGTACTAGCTTTTGGTTGGTTTCTCCACGAATTTCCCACAGGAATAGtgttttttccgggatgaaatatcCGTATCCGTATTTCTTACGATATTATTACGTACTTgcttttcaagaagattgtttgacAAAggtatcaaataaacaaacccATGTTCGAAATATTAGTTGcaatttcatacattttgaattaggataacattattaaatatgtagataaaataattaataaaaccgaTGACAATCATGACATAGTGActgataaatagatatttattatcacCGATGAAtcacgataaaaataaagtgtaaaTTCGAAGTACGTTATAGAGGTATATTAGTCAATATACATTGTGTTATTGTTTTGTGCACATAATGGTGTTATTTTTGTCgtacatgttattttttacattaatttcatattCGTGCCATTACGCTTTACCAgagatatagaaaatattattttttaaataatgatatatgtttaaatcattaaatatgAATGGTGCACGAATTTTCTATGATTTTTGCACGCCCATTTTCGGTAAAATATGTAAGCTtagctttttcttttaacaccattTTGTATATGTTTCGGTTACACCTGGGTGTAGCCTGCCTACGTTCGGCTAAACCTAGATTAAGTCTTTATAATTTCGTCTAGATCTAGATCTGCACCTAGTTGCATCTGGTCTTGGTTGGCTACACGAGGCTAAACCTAATATCATTCTATGATATCATTCGTATTATATGAATGTTGTGAAATAGCTAGGTAATCATTTATCAGAACAGTTATAATGTTTGATAAGGTCTACTTCATTTGGATTTGAACAAATTGATTCCTTCTTTGTATacgacattttattataaactagatcTTTTCCACGGCTCCGCTTAAGCTAAAATGTATTGGAAACGtttgtcatacaaactttcaagcCCCATGTCTCCGGGAGTggatttaatatgaaaaaaaaattgtctatgTTTGAACTCTTTTAGGAATATAAAGTCGGTTCAACAGTTAAAAGACGGAAAGACTGTGacatttaagtattatttatgtatgcatATTAATGTAATCAAACCAACGAAATAAAGTATACAGAACTAcatttttcccgcggcttcgcccgtgttaatttctcacgggaacgtttatttttcctgggtgaaaggtaccctatgtaaaatttcaagatgtacggttgagcagataaagcgtgaagaggtaacaaacaaacttactttcgcatttataatgttagttagGATACTAGGATTaatcgaataaaatctgacactcaGTAAAAAGTTTATGCATTCGTTTCTATTTGAAACACATTGAATTAAATGTTAAGTATGAATTAATTGGGGTCTGTTTACATAATCGTCGTATGATAATTCGATTTAGGTAACTTTTGAACCGTTTATCGTATTGACGTCAGCTCAGGAATGTGGAATGGCAATGGATTTgatcaataattaaatattttataaaaactaaatttgcCTCACATGGACATATATGGAATCTGCAACCTTTCTATTATGGTCAAGTATTCACTTCATAAAGTCAGTGACAAGAGTAGTGTACATGTGGTTATTTTTCTAGTAGCGTGATATGTGGTTCCgtcctaaaataggaccatcCCATATATCCTTCCATAGACGTCATATGATGCGATTAAGGGCATATGGCAGTTGATAGATGACAATAACATATCCAAAGTTGACGTCAGGAATATggacggttgtaaaatcacaggtgaatcttaaaaattgtaaggttTATGTTTTGCGCTGTCCCTTCGCGTCACAATCTGTAATTACAGGCGAAGTTTGGGGTTTTTTTTTGGAagattgtaatttaattataaaagaaggATTATATGCTTTAGTTGAGATTCAGGTCTGGCGCGTGGAGGTTCTCTGACACCTTCAAACGACTTGCCTTGCTAATAGTACGGcttaaatttccaaaactttCCGCATCCCTGAATGACAAACGACATAACAGTCAATTTAATCCGTgtcatattaaaattcaatatttaactTGCGTCGAACGAGCGTCATGCCCATGCAATGTTTTATGTATTGGGAACAAAGACCGCCCCATCTCTTTCTGCAGTCGTAATAAGGCATATTTCTGGATGACTGTGCGGCCGTGTTTTTGCCCAGGATCTCAATGTTGTATGAATGcatataacctggaacaaaCAAGGTTTTCGGTCAGTCTTTGGTTTTGAGGACTCGGAATCAGGTTGTGGCAAGATGGGAGTGTTCTTTCCAAGGAAGTATGCTCATTTTATGTgactatataatatgaaattttgtgtaTCTAAGTGACTAAGATGGTTCGTAGGCGAATTTTGTGAGTATCTAAAAGGTGAAAGGGATGAAGGTCTTAATTACATTTCTCAACTTAATTACATGTatagactagctgcgcccaaGTACTCTCCTTTTTCCACAAATTactaacaaattaatgaatacctttcgatgaatatattttatttgttttgtatacataCGTTGTTATTGTCGCATTTTTGTTAGGTATTGTTATTGCCCTTGGCTTGGCACCTGTCATTTCCATATCTTATATGCCCTTatgatacatttattatttattttacttgtacCTACACATGACACATGTTATGATCACATCCTtcgttatttattcatatcaaattttaaaatgaacacTTCAGTAATTACtgattgtattgtttttaaaactgttgtctaaatctctcatctgaacgttttGATGGTTtttttcctcagccattgagcgttggagcccatgGCCTAAACATTTATATCATATCCATTTCTGCCATCAAACAGCAGTACTAGAATTGTTATGTTCcagtttgaagggtgagagagacAATGTAATTAAATGGCGCTGTGGCAAAATACCCTAGGCTTCAAAgtcggcaacgcgcgtgtgacaccaCTGGTGTTGCAGGCATAGGTGGCCTATCGCCTGTATTGTTAGTAgtgtaaaaaaagtattaagccataaacttaaaatacagaagaaaccattttttttaccatttccAATCCAATCCAGTTCGACAGTGTTACGTTCGACATCTAAGGAGATATCGCGTGATTACAAACCACACAAATCACAAAATGACGTTCATCCGCCATATTAACTGGTGTTTGACAACTATCGATATCGATCACTTGTGTCATTATTCCACTTGCACTATAAACACTGGGTCATTACAACCACAATAAAGTAATGACCGTTTTGTTATGAAAAGCATTACCGTTGTTGTTGATCCTAGGTTTATATCCACTATCTCCGAGTGATTCGCGGCATAGGTATAATCAAAGAGCGGTGACATAGCCCTGGAGTCagcattaaacatttataaaccttattttaaagattcggtTGTGATTTTTTACTTCTTAAGAAATGCCcgtcactctctctctctctctctctctctctcatcttagtGTTTTCACGGTTTCTTCTTCCGCctttgagcgtcggagcccagggtccgcttttctatatttttcatctcCTTTGGCGCGAGATAATCGGAtgtgtgtatttaaaaatgtacgtgtaatttaatatgtgtttgtatgttccAGACAAGTCCTGAAGCCTCTGTCGGGGTCAGCGCCGTCGGTGCGAGCGCCGGCCCTCACCGCAGAGGGGGAGGCGGAGGGCAAGCCCCCCAGCAAGTCCCGCCAGAAGAAGTTTCAGAGGCACTTCCCGCAGGTCGGCCCCGAGGAACGAGTGCTCAATTGTTAGTTTTCCTTtcattattagaaagaaagaaaaaatgtttattgggtacaaaagaatattacaaaaagagAAACATTCAGACTTACTCAGATAAATAATGTACCGATGTTAAACGCCCacgtaatttaatatttcggATGTTTCGGCGTTACATGAAGTGATACAGATTAGCCGCACGCGACTTCTGCTCTTTTTTCGTGATGAAAGTTGACCTATGTGGCTCTTAAAAATCTAGTCTATCTCTGTgctaaattttatcacaattcGTCgagtagtaattttttttatcgctgCAACCTTTCAAacccattttaatatttttctaagaaAAATTTGATAGGTACCTATCAGATAATTAtctttcattatgtaataaaattctttgttCACATTCAATATATTCAATACATATGTCACGTCTATTCGCCTTCAGTAAAACTTAAAGTAGATTTTCTTGGAACTCTATaagtacaaacatacattattaGTATATGTTCAATTTTATATCTTCATCATTTACTTTGTAATGGGGTCATGTCGGCATGTGGTTTTCctcaaaacataaaatcacaaaaaatattaaacgttTTTACCATCTTAACATATGTATGACACAATGCTATCGACAGATATATTCTAAGATTTAACTTTACTTATGGATAACCGCAAGGGGTAACGACGTGACACTGTATATGTTGAAAGATTTACCGTGCATCTATTTTAGAGACGGCTGTTTGCTATAACCTTCCTattctatataggtatagctACTTAGCTTTAACGGTTCGACCCCTACCTCTGTTCGTTGACCTTCtttcgttataaaattatgtaagtaggtattatgtatttatgtaacattGTAAAATCTGAAGGATTCATCCTatcattatacatatagacTTTACGagttgaatattattataaacggTATTCgcatacaaatttatataacctgcgaaaaaataacttgatAATTGATTGCCTTTTTTCCGAGGGAGGCCAGATGACCAATAAATGTCTCATGGGCCTACACAATGCTACATAGGAGATCTAGGGACTTTCTAGgttcttattaatattaattttcattcgaTTGTTTTCTTCTCCAGATTATTCCTGCGCCCTGGTCGGGGACTTGCTCTTACAAGGTCACCTGTACATCACTAAGAACTACTTCGCCTTCTACTCCAACGTCTTCGGATATGTGACCAAGGTGAGCCAGATAACGCATAGACCACGCCGGCTGTgacgattttaaaatattgtttaacaattgaatttgtaatatgaatttaaatcaaatattttttaccagtCCTGCATTACCGTTATAATAATGACTAAAATTTTACGGCGATTCTTTATTGAATTCACGCTCGCGAAGTCGCGAAATAAAGctagtttaaataatagtgTTAGTCAGTTTATACATGTACATTCTCAGAGTAATATTACTCGAAAATAAATCGAGTGAAGTAAATTCAGTGTTCCATATTTTGcttcaattttaattgcaaCTATATGCCACGTTGATAAAGGTCAATATGCAACGCATTATGGTTTTCGTCACGTTTTGCGTGGGTGATTCTTTTATGGCACAAAGttgatattcaatatttttcggTGTCAAGTTCAAAGTATCAGTATCAATACTAGTCTAGGTGGTATAAGTAGTCTAGGTGGTTTTAGGACATTTAAGAAAATCTCAGGCTGTATGATAAGTTTTGCAAGGAAACTCAATTCTATTGCCTTGAATTTAAATGGAAAATCGTCGCCCCACTACTCACTCATCTTCAGTGTTAAGACTAGGCCAACCGAGCGGGTTGGCCCCGTCTAGCTTCATTTTGTgtcaatttctttaaattcaTAGCGATAACTTCAAAATACCACAGGAGACATTTATGCATATGCTAATTACAAGACTCCGCCTATACATACAACTGGTACAATATCTGCTACTCGCGCGACGTGTGACGATTTAGTGTGGATACTGCATATCTTTTCCGCCGGATAAAAGATATGCAACacacatataaatttatactcGAGTAATTGAGacacgagtaagattcgaacctgtgacCACCGAAATCACTGGTCCAACACCGATGTTGCTACAGTCACAGCACTGACGCCACGTGTTTAACACGTGACAAAATACAATCGAACATCGCATTAAAGTGCGATGTCCATCGGCCGTAATCTTCCTTGACCTAAATATTTGCTAGCTACATAGCCCGCGGTATTACGGCCATTGAACTAATTATTTCGCCTCGCCTTGACGGTTGACCGGAAAGCGTTTTGTTCATTTGCTAAGGCTTTTTGATGAGTTCCGTTGTCTGTCATAGTTGGTTGGTACTTATCGCCTATCtacggaaaaaatatatccgtatttttatattaggtcGTGTCCGCCCGCGTGCGATCTTTCACCGCGCGATTTATTTCTCGAAATTCTGTGACACATTGAATCTTACTAGAGTATTCGTATTAAATTCGCGAGGAATTACAGTTCGAATATAATTCGCGCGAGTAAATTCCGCGCGGTGAAATTTTGCAGTGCGGACAGGGCcatagttttatatgtaaatgttcGTGGTCCAAACATGtcgtgaaaaatatatatcgacAATACAGGGTTACTTGTAAATCCCCAGCAAGATCAGAAAGCTGACCTCATAAACAACAGTTTTgttaattctaatattatgaatgcaaaATTATCTCTTGAAAATATGGtcacatattttcatattttcacataaaaaatataatgcatgtaagcattatatttttttacttgaaaatatggaaaaatcGTTAATCGGTTTTCGAAAAAttgattacttttttttgttaatattgcTCGTTTAAAAGTATGGGATGAGTGTTGCAATTGCCTTTAGTGCCCAAATAATAACTGTTGATTGTATTCGGTTCCTACACACATGTAAGCGATGAGTGTCGCGCATTGGCCCTGAACCAATTGTCAGGAATGGAGGCAGGTCAGGTCTCAATCAGAATCAGAACACAGATCTCAACGCAAACTAGTCCaaaataagtgtttttttctatatgtatatcataaatttaaatatgctcgggtaaaagttatgtaattATGGAATTTCCCATCGGAGTCCCAAAatggaattaaatttatattgcaatGGATTAAAAgacggtaaaaaaaatataactttcatTAGTTTTACTTCCCATCAtagttttaacaattttttatattgatgcTTTACAAGTTCCTGTTTATATGTAAACTAATTTCCTTAATGGCTTGACATTCAAAAGACTTCGCGTTTCTAGAACCATTACTTTTAGTATAACTGTGCGACACaccttttattaaaatatgtgaaatcaatatgtatatttaaaagtctatatgtttttcaaaatatatttctagcAATACCTCATTTATCTTTACTTGTTAAAGCTTCTTCTCTTtctgtaatttttcaaaaatgctCGAAGCAAAATGTTATGTGACTATATACGGGGCTGAGCCAGGCGAGTGAGGAAGCGTTGTgatcacttttattttttgctgttCGGTGTTGTGTCCGTTTCTGTTATGGGGTCGTGGTCCATTTATTAGACCGGtctcaattaaaaaatctctCGTTTCAGTTGCTGATCCCTACCACATCAGTCCTGCGGATAACGAAAGAGAAAGTTGCCCGGATAATCCCGAATGCGGTCGGCGTGTGTACCCGGGACGAGCGGCATGTGTTCGGGTCGCTGCTGTCCAGGGATTCCACCTATAAGCTGATGATGCATGTCTGGAAAGTGGCTAGAGGACCCGAGCTTGCGCAGCCTAAACCACAGGTGAGGAAAAAACAACCGAATTTACAATACAGGTACTTTTCGGTGAAGgtaaacatcatgaggaaatcTGTACTCTGGTTGATTGTCAAAttatgtatgaaatggagaagacaaccCATTCCCTTAATAGTGTCGGTTTGTTTCTTTCTACGCAATGACCACGACTATCAGCCATTAGGAATAGAACTATGATgaagtcaaattaaaaaacaatatttcatttaatattggttactttccaactagtcaaatcagatcaaatatatatctgtTTATCGTTACCCAGTAAgtcaattgaataaagaatgtGTTTTCAGGACCTCCGCGTCTCGGAAGTGGAACTGGACGCGTCAGAGTACTCCCCCGAAGACGACAGCAGTTCAGGCGGCGCCGAGCGTGACGTCACCGCCGCGCCGGTCAAGAGGGAATCCGAAGCGCTCATTGCCGCCGGTGAGTCGACTGTTGGACATGGTTTGTTTGAAACAGCGACTGACAAAACGTTTTCTAATAacgtatgatttatttttggcgAAGTTCAGTTATTAGTTTTTTGAATAACGAATTGTgttgtgattttttattcgtaactaaatttcaaatataattaattaaaatattagcgACCAAAGAGAAGCAAGCAATAGAAAACTGACATTATGAACAACAAagtttctctttctctcttgtctgagtgttttcccggtttcttcatCAGCCCTTGAGCGTCGATGCCCATGGTgcgcttttttaattttttcctcTCTACTTCACACACACATGAACAACATCGTTTGCTCTACGACTTTTGATAAAacaataggtaggtaaaatatattttatgttgttacCGTTCTGTCCTTCATTTGTACCTCCATGTTTGCGCCTTCGTCATATCGCTACGTCACATCACTAGCCCGCTTCGCCACACCACATTGAATGTTTAACATTGGAGCggataaatatatcaatgtaTCATCATGCCTGTTTTGCCTGTGGGCAGAGACCATGCAGAGACTAAGGAAAAATACCTTATTTGGCGTACGGAATCTCCTCGAAACTTTGCCTTAACCGATTATTATCAATTGCAGCAGGCGCGGCGGTGATCCAGCCGGCCCTGCTGACAGGCAGCTCCGGGCCGCGGCGCGCGCGGGCGCGCTGGCAGCTGCTGCTGCTCGCCGCCGCGCTGCTGCTGGCGTGCTCGGCCACGCTCATGCTGTTCCGTCTGTACAGAGTGCTCACGCAGCCGCAGGTATCTCATCGTCTACGGCGCTCATCCTTACAGAtgcggtggtgtaatggtgaCGAAGcatgtgaaccgaaaggtcccaagttcttAAATCCCAAAATCCGTGCCACAAGAGTTTATTCATCgataattttaaaggaaaacatcgtgaagaaatcTGCGCTCTGGTTTGTTAGTAACTTGTATCAAAAAGCAATAAGAAACCACTCAATATTGCTAAGAAAGTcattttttatgttcattccacgtaatgaccgcgaccctcagccagaaatacgactatgaggAAGAATACCGGTGCGAATCGATGGTGAAATATAAGTAGCAAAGTGGCACTAGGTACAGACACAGATCTTATATCCGTATCttgtatgtattattgtgGTCCCCGGTTCAAATCCTATGAACTTATAGTCGACTCTGCGCAAACATTTGATTTTCAACGTATAAATAGCGGTCGTCCCAAATTGTAACCATTTGTCCGAACACCAGGACGAGGTCAGCAAGTTGTCTGGCGAACAGCTGTACTCGGAGATGGTGCGCTGGCGCTCGACGCTGCACGGCCGCGCCGCTGCGGAGCTCCACGCCTTCCTCACCACCAACCTCCTGCTGCTCACCAAGGTTTGTGAATTTAATGTCACTTGTTGTcttaacaaatacaaatctaagtaaacaaataaatacacgcattaaaacattgttcaaaatttcaaacttggtcgtaaatatatatcttcaaTCTATCTATAAAAGTAAGAGATTTAGATTCTTCAACgtcaaaaaattttgaaactagcttttgcacgtggcttcgcctgcgttttatttttattgcgtccgctcataacttatgaTTGTCAATATTCCGGGTTCTAAGCGATGAAATTTATACGTATTTGTAAGTTAGTCTAACTTACAAATCTGGTatctatacaactgtgaaaatccAATTCcactagtagtttttgcgtgatgtgtgaacaaaaatacagatagacaaacaaaaataaaaaaaatatgttttggcactagtcccataaagaactcccatcaatatttttctttaataccAGTAGTATGTCTGTACATACTACTggtattaaagaaaaatattgatgctatgtctgtacatagcccacttacgaTTTTGTTACATGTATagattagaccttcacaaacactttttcacgtcaaattttaaattatatagtatttatatacagtATTATCATCATAAATGCTACAAATCACTgtcatttcggaacgaccacatttgagaagaaatgccgaagaaactaatttaaacagaGTCGGCGTACCATTActgtttttttacatatttttcaaaaacgaAAGTAATTTCCTAGTCTTAGCCTAGGCTAGGCTAAACTCTAGAGTTTAgacggatttcgatgaaatttggtacgcggatagaatataacctgg is from Plodia interpunctella isolate USDA-ARS_2022_Savannah chromosome 15, ilPloInte3.2, whole genome shotgun sequence and encodes:
- the LOC128676059 gene encoding uncharacterized protein LOC128676059 isoform X2 → MIVRKSASCNECKLPSSSSSSSSESDTPLRRFNRILRCSVARHWAYFRRQRPDLRTRGRSVSDAGLCSIVDNDPDLEYLDIAPAVPRRSLRPVRMFDEAIDPLLPALFISSAGGSSSAVGVEEASDGSDAERPRRGHHLRVPTPAFPGQSTGNFPSGAAGGGCGAPRSAPATPLQLEPHPRTKHDKQVLKPLSGSAPSVRAPALTAEGEAEGKPPSKSRQKKFQRHFPQVGPEERVLNYYSCALVGDLLLQGHLYITKNYFAFYSNVFGYVTKLLIPTTSVLRITKEKVARIIPNAVGVCTRDERHVFGSLLSRDSTYKLMMHVWKVARGPELAQPKPQDLRVSEVELDASEYSPEDDSSSGGAERDVTAAPVKRESEALIAAGAAVIQPALLTGSSGPRRARARWQLLLLAAALLLACSATLMLFRLYRVLTQPQDEVSKLSGEQLYSEMVRWRSTLHGRAAAELHAFLTTNLLLLTKVRQSLEALSGVILTDMAQGGPMEMEVPNDTVFS
- the LOC128676059 gene encoding uncharacterized protein LOC128676059 isoform X1, whose protein sequence is MIVRKSASCNECKLPSSSSSSSSESDTPLRRFNRILRCSVARHWAYFRRQRPDLRTRGRSVSDAGLCSIVDNDPDLEYLDIAPAVPRRSLRPVRMFDEAIDPLLPALFISSAGGSSSAVGVEEASDGSDAERPRRGHHLRVPTPAFPGQSTGNFPSGAAGGGCGAPRSAPATPLQLEPHPRTKHDKQVLKPLSGSAPSVRAPALTAEGEAEGKPPSKSRQKKFQRHFPQVGPEERVLNYYSCALVGDLLLQGHLYITKNYFAFYSNVFGYVTKLLIPTTSVLRITKEKVARIIPNAVGVCTRDERHVFGSLLSRDSTYKLMMHVWKVARGPELAQPKPQDLRVSEVELDASEYSPEDDSSSGGAERDVTAAPVKRESEALIAAAGAAVIQPALLTGSSGPRRARARWQLLLLAAALLLACSATLMLFRLYRVLTQPQDEVSKLSGEQLYSEMVRWRSTLHGRAAAELHAFLTTNLLLLTKVRQSLEALSGVILTDMAQGGPMEMEVPNDTVFS
- the LOC128676059 gene encoding uncharacterized protein LOC128676059 isoform X4 gives rise to the protein MDKDDLEEHHRVRWSIRRDSLPLNGIKRVWNKGRHSISADGFHWRRRSTGNFPSGAAGGGCGAPRSAPATPLQLEPHPRTKHDKQVLKPLSGSAPSVRAPALTAEGEAEGKPPSKSRQKKFQRHFPQVGPEERVLNYYSCALVGDLLLQGHLYITKNYFAFYSNVFGYVTKLLIPTTSVLRITKEKVARIIPNAVGVCTRDERHVFGSLLSRDSTYKLMMHVWKVARGPELAQPKPQDLRVSEVELDASEYSPEDDSSSGGAERDVTAAPVKRESEALIAAAGAAVIQPALLTGSSGPRRARARWQLLLLAAALLLACSATLMLFRLYRVLTQPQDEVSKLSGEQLYSEMVRWRSTLHGRAAAELHAFLTTNLLLLTKVRQSLEALSGVILTDMAQGGPMEMEVPNDTVFS
- the LOC128676059 gene encoding uncharacterized protein LOC128676059 isoform X3, encoding MKDTYPENIMLCFLQGFGDGDAYKSRDTVDDSNIDGNKKLQGKRVSLTKRPEGESQVTVRKRRLIGGKTLRLSSVEQLTEVTEVKRSFSDRFSVISNGNSRKTAKGLLTIRKTWSTGNFPSGAAGGGCGAPRSAPATPLQLEPHPRTKHDKQVLKPLSGSAPSVRAPALTAEGEAEGKPPSKSRQKKFQRHFPQVGPEERVLNYYSCALVGDLLLQGHLYITKNYFAFYSNVFGYVTKLLIPTTSVLRITKEKVARIIPNAVGVCTRDERHVFGSLLSRDSTYKLMMHVWKVARGPELAQPKPQDLRVSEVELDASEYSPEDDSSSGGAERDVTAAPVKRESEALIAAAGAAVIQPALLTGSSGPRRARARWQLLLLAAALLLACSATLMLFRLYRVLTQPQDEVSKLSGEQLYSEMVRWRSTLHGRAAAELHAFLTTNLLLLTKVRQSLEALSGVILTDMAQGGPMEMEVPNDTVFS